One genomic segment of Balaenoptera musculus isolate JJ_BM4_2016_0621 chromosome 11, mBalMus1.pri.v3, whole genome shotgun sequence includes these proteins:
- the FAM240A gene encoding protein FAM240A, which produces MALTTSRMPSLPLPLPPGHSSSLDISSSVPDLGLPQVNSRVCTFQSPRERVLRGFDWYFLFQGMNNQYVRREVFCRNTCHELKRFWEREIGKQTYYRETEEHRLGRSALGKLREEWKQKLETKLRLQNNSDETEKRASVGQELH; this is translated from the exons ATGGCGCTGACCACCTCCAGAATGCCTTCATTACCCTTGCCTCTACCACCTGGTCATAGCTCCTCCCTGGACATTTCCA GTTCTGTGCCTGACCTGGGTCTCCCTCAGGTAAATAGCAGGGTCTGTACCTTCCAGAGTCCAAGAGAACGTGTTCTACGGGGGTTCGactggtattttctttttcaggggATGAACAATCAGTACGTCCGCCGGGAGGTCTTCTGCCGGAACACCTGTCACGAGCTCAAACGCTTCTGGGAAAGAGAAATTGGCAAACAGACTTATTACCGAGAAACAGAAGAGCATCGCCTGGGAAGAAGTGCACTGGGAAA gCTCAGAGAAGAATGGAagcagaaactggaaacaaagcTGAGACTACAGAACAATTCAGATGAGACAGAAAAGCGGGCCAGTGTTGGCCAAGAGCTTCACTGA